A genomic stretch from Plasmodium brasilianum strain Bolivian I chromosome 9, whole genome shotgun sequence includes:
- a CDS encoding GPI-anchor transamidase, whose protein sequence is MKLKLMLEWCTVVAIKIVIASFYFSGVDIKNMKGKYKEIENINKKENVIKEIFLNELKKLNYMNNNVIALSTSRHHFNYRHTCNLLIAYKYLKDIGDIIDTNILLMIPFDQACNCRNIIEGTIFKEYEIFPSENYDIHVRDNLYTNLNIDYKNDNVKDEQIRRVIRHRYDAFSPKKNRLQTNGNKQKNLFIYMTGHGGVNFLKIQEFNIMSSFEFKLYIQELLIKNLYKYIFVIIDTCQGYSFYDDILHFINKYTIKNVFLLSSSNRNENSYSLFSSKFLSVSTVDRFTYHFFNYLENIYRIYPDEPHKNAKSFSMFNILNYLKTQHLISQATINNSKFNSSTFLHDKNILFFNSNLLPINKDDMNKSTYNQNDKDRRDDSFNSRKTCLGYLTLCGHIKSQIYANMANLYEDRSYYSNNMGVYLKEESYFTDYCFTSIHVNVNYMLKVLVFLFFLFFFLLIFLFK, encoded by the coding sequence atgaaattaaaacttATGCTTGAATGGTGTACAGTGGTAGCAATTAAAATTGTAATTGCGTCATTTTATTTCTCTGGTGtggatattaaaaatatgaaaggGAAATACAAAGAGAttgaaaacataaataaaaaggagaatgtaataaaggaaatatttttgaatgaattaaagaaattaaattatatgaataacaATGTTATAGCATTAAGTACATCAAGACatcattttaattataggCATACGTGTAACTTATTGATTGCATATAAATACCTAAAAGATATAGGTGATATTATtgatacaaatatattacttatgATCCCATTTGATCAAGCTTGTAATTGTAGGAATATTATAGAAGGcacaatttttaaagaatatgaaatatttccAAGTGAAAATTACGATATACATGTAAGagataatttatatacaaatttaaatattgattataaaaatgataatgttAAGGATGAACAAATCAGAAGAGTTATTAGACATAGATATGATGCATTTAGtcctaaaaaaaatagactACAAACGAAtggaaataaacaaaaaaacttATTCATATACATGACAGGTCATGGTGGtgtaaactttttaaaaattcaagaatttaatattatgagTTCCTttgaatttaaattatatatacaagaactacttataaaaaatttatacaaatatatctttGTGATCATTGATACATGTCAAGGATATAGTTTTTATGAtgatatattacattttataaataaatatactattaaaaatgtctttttattatcttcatCTAATAGAAATGAAAATAGCTACAGTCTCTTTTcaagtaaatttttaagtGTATCAACAGTTGATAGATTtacttatcatttttttaattatttagaaaatatttatagaatatatCCTGACGAACCAcataaaaatgcaaaatcTTTTTCCatgtttaatattttgaattatttaaaaacacAACATTTAATATCACAAGcaacaataaataattccAAATTTAACTCATCCACATTTTTACATGATAAAaacatccttttttttaattccaaTTTGTTACCTATAAATAAGGATGATATGAACAAATCAACATATAACCAAAATGACAAGGACAGAAGAGATGACTCGTTTAATTCGAGAAAAACGTGTTTAGGTTATTTAACTTTATGTGGTCATATAAAAAGtcaaatatatgcaaatatggCAAATCTATATGAAGATAGAAGCTATTACAGCAATAATATGGGGGTTTACCTGAAAGAAGAGTCCTATTTTACGGATTATTGTTTTACTTCCATTCACGTGAATGTAAACTATATGCTGAAagttttagtttttttatttttccttttcttttttctgctcatttttttgtttaagtGA
- a CDS encoding CCR4-NOT transcription complex subunit 2: MGKGNKEKKREKSKNSIKMSKKKKKKNTEGNNKNEDNDSNDINDLDIETNEQVSDLIKDHNCSSNNTNSISSPTNGNTHSRNDKEDEKNEIHWIEYMDENIEDNISDNSISNPMDNEVKHSVYINESTDMLQKESVLSSHIKENRISETKDSMEKNLNKDKRKKKEKNDKYEKCEKCEIFEKCQMHKINKKDKINARENHIKDNPQDSSNTEKDLLIHEHNNDVEGNYIWTKKKGICITNECDNYRKVCNEKRQSALNINLNQEILYNNNSVSTSRNNNGMNYDNKNKEISITTNRRENKKEETKLKKSGNPNNSKNKHERNSEDTIRSSETNIDNLKSKKNKKNIKLNENSMTKDKVNKINQINQINTTSNDLTLCKNNKLQDVCAEYNNEKFEYSLESKMSSRGDKKEEHGSSNIIDEGNSNSANDHNAMPHTNDANDYNIKGTCDQTDFPYDQTDVSCDRIRCTSGKTCKKNEKKKVEKKMNTMDAHRMKANNRDDICYRLPLDEHTNEERENSSHEDKEVYEKVNIDKGEKIPNCNESMHKDKLIDDQKEKSTEHTYKQEKDEYLSLEEILYETTERAKIYNRTNYGLLGILKVIKMTNPNLNILALGTDLTTLGLDLNTRDFLFSSFNSPISDNPTNKDDYFIKPNSYLNTHFQIRLSLLLKLKTETLFYIFYNIPRDVLQAYAASELYIRKWLYHIIYKKWFTPKNLSNYSSIEKCASWIYFDPISWSKKNYEDFLNTQDIMNVEDVTKCIENIIKLQSYYNINQPEGDQNVNTGRTCSKDSTNMANPANSSPTPTPTPTNIQTHTQTHTQTYT; this comes from the coding sequence ATGGGTAAgggaaataaagaaaaaaaaagggaaaaaagtaAGAATTCAATCAAaatgtcaaaaaaaaaaaaaaaaaaaaacacagaaggaaataacaaaaatgaagataatgATTCTAACGATATAAACGATTTGGATATTGAAACGAATGAACAAGTATCAGATTTGATAAAGGATCATAACTGCAGTAGTAACAACACTAATAGCATTAGTAGCCCAACCAATGGCAATACACATAGCAGGAACGATAAAGAGGATGAGAAAAACGAAATTCACTGGATAGAATATATGGATGAAAACATAGAAGATAACATAAGTGATAACTCTATTTCCAACCCCATGGATAATGAAGTGAAACACTCAGTATATATTAACGAAAGCACCGATATGTTACAAAAGGAATCTGTTCTCTCTTCCcacataaaagaaaatagaatCAGTGAAACAAAAGATTCAATGGAAAAGAATCTGAATAAAGacaagaggaaaaaaaaagaaaaaaatgataagtacgaaaaatgcgaaaaatgcgaaatatttgaaaaatgtcAAATGcacaaaattaacaaaaaagacaaaataaaCGCAAGGGAAAATCATATTAAAGACAACCCACAGGATAGCAGTAACACGGAAAAAGATCTACTCATTCATGAACACAATAATGATGTAGAAGGTAACTATATATggaccaaaaaaaaaggtatatgtATTACCAACGAATGTGATAATTACAGGAAAGTATGTAATGAGAAAAGACAGAGTGcattaaatattaacttGAACcaagaaattttatataacaacAATTCTGTTAGCACTAGTAGAAATAACAATGGTATGAATTAtgacaataaaaataaagagattAGTATTACCACTAACAGAAGGGAAAACAAAAAGGAggaaacaaaattaaagaaaagtGGCAATCCAAAtaacagtaaaaataaacatgaaAGAAACAGTGAAGATACAATTCGAAGTAGTGAAACAAATATAGATAATTTGAAAAGTAAgaagaataagaaaaatataaaattaaatgaaaatagtaTGACTAAagataaagtaaataaaatcaATCAAATCAATCAAATCAATACTACTAGTAATGATTTAACACtatgcaaaaataataagttaCAGGATGTTTGTGcagaatataataatgagaaATTTGAATACTCCTTGGAAAGTAAAATGTCAAGTAGGGGGgataaaaaggaagaacATGGAAGTAGTAACATCATTGATGAAGGTAATTCTAACAGTGCGAACGATCATAATGCAATGCCTCATACGAATGATGCAAACGATTATAATATCAAGGGAACGTGCGATCAAACAGATTTCCCATATGACCAAACAGACGTCTCATGTGACAGAATAAGATGCACAAGTGGAAAAACTTgtaaaaagaatgaaaagaaaaaggtagaaaaaaaaatgaacactATGGATGCGCATAGAATGAAAGCGAATAATAGAGACGATATATGCTACAGACTTCCTTTGGACGAGCACACAAATGAGGAAAGGGAAAATAGTTCACATGAAGATAAAGAAGTCTATGAAAAGGTTAATATAGACAAAGGGGAGAAGATTCCAAACTGTAATGAGTCAATGCATAAGGACAAACTGATTGATGACCAAAAAGAGAAAAGCActgaacatacatataaacaagaGAAAGACGAGTATCTCTCACTTGAAGAAATATTGTACGAAACAACAGAAAgggcaaaaatatataatagaacaAATTATGGATTATTAGGAATactaaaagtaataaaaatgacaaatccaaatttaaatattttagcaTTAGGAACAGATTTAACAACATTAGGATTAGATTTAAATACCCGTGATTTCCTTTTCTCCTCATTTAATTCACCTATATCAGATAATCCGACAAATAAAgatgattattttataaaaccaAATTCTTATTTAAATACACATTTTCAAATACgtttatctttattattaaaattaaaaacagaGACcctcttttatattttttataatataccGAGAGATGTATTACAAGCTTATGCTGCTTCTGAactatatataagaaaatggCTCtaccatataatatataaaaaatggttTACTCCTAAAAATTTATCAAATTATTCAAGTATAGAAAAATGTGCTTCTTGGATATATTTTGACCCTATTTCAtggtcaaaaaaaaattacgagGATTTTCTGAACACGCAAGATATTATGAATGTAGAGGATGTTACTAAATGTATTGAGAATATAATTAAGTTGCAGtcttattataatataaatcaaCCAGAAGGTGATCAAAATGTCAATACAGGTCGAACCTGTAGTAAAGACAGCACAAATATGGCAAACCCAGCCAACTCTTCCCCCACACCCACACCCACACCCACAAACATCCAAACACACACACAAACGCACacacaaacatatacataa